One part of the Saprospiraceae bacterium genome encodes these proteins:
- a CDS encoding ThuA domain-containing protein — MRSKLFSKGLFIFILFFSLEMDGQDKNQWMTYEGQSGPGKGKHIVLISGDEEYRSEEALPLLAKLLAAYHGFTCTVLFAIDSATGNVDPNILNNIPGLHLLKTADLVVMSLRFRELPDDQMKFIDQYLQEGKPIVALRTSTHAFRYKINKTSRYAKYGTDSKVKGWEGGFGKKVLGETWVSHHGNHGVEGTRGLNNGIQQAHPILKGVKDVWGYTDVYTVGNLGVGTQVLQYGLSIQGMTPTALPNYEKSVMPVSWIRNYKAESGKTCRIFTTTMGASVDLESEGLRRLLINACYWGMNMEDKISEQSNVQIIGNYKPTMFGFNAGLKGLKPVDF; from the coding sequence ATGAGATCTAAACTATTTTCTAAAGGCTTATTCATTTTCATTCTGTTTTTTAGTTTGGAAATGGATGGACAGGACAAAAACCAATGGATGACCTATGAAGGGCAGAGTGGCCCTGGCAAAGGAAAACATATCGTGCTGATCAGTGGTGATGAAGAATATCGTTCCGAAGAAGCCCTTCCTTTGCTTGCGAAACTTCTGGCTGCCTATCACGGCTTTACCTGCACCGTATTATTTGCCATAGACTCTGCCACAGGTAATGTAGATCCCAATATTCTGAATAATATACCCGGACTGCATCTGCTCAAGACGGCTGATCTGGTGGTCATGTCACTGCGATTTAGAGAATTGCCGGATGATCAGATGAAATTCATAGATCAATACCTACAAGAAGGGAAGCCGATCGTAGCACTTCGCACCTCTACCCATGCTTTTCGGTATAAAATAAATAAGACTAGCCGATATGCTAAATATGGTACTGACAGTAAAGTAAAAGGGTGGGAAGGTGGTTTTGGAAAAAAAGTACTGGGAGAGACTTGGGTATCGCATCATGGTAATCATGGTGTAGAGGGCACCCGGGGATTAAATAATGGTATCCAGCAAGCACACCCTATACTCAAAGGAGTCAAAGATGTATGGGGCTATACCGATGTGTATACCGTAGGCAATCTGGGGGTCGGCACTCAGGTGTTACAATATGGCTTATCTATTCAGGGTATGACTCCTACTGCCTTGCCCAATTATGAAAAATCCGTAATGCCTGTATCGTGGATCAGAAATTATAAAGCTGAAAGTGGAAAAACCTGCCGCATATTTACGACCACAATGGGTGCGTCCGTAGACCTGGAATCTGAAGGCTTGAGAAGACTGTTGATCAATGCTTGCTACTGGGGTATGAATATGGAAGATAAGATCAGTGAGCAAAGTAATGTTCAGATCATCGGTAACTATAAACCCACGATGTTCGGTTTTAATGCTGGTCTTAAAGGATTAAAGCCCGTCGATTTTTGA